The following are from one region of the Pseudomonadales bacterium genome:
- the proC gene encoding pyrroline-5-carboxylate reductase, giving the protein MTDKPGNTAGIAQSRAPGSTRIAFIGGGNMARSLITGLLAAGWNQARIRVSEPLAEQRKVLADMGVTAVASNDEAIVDAAVVVLAVKPQLLSKVLRDLRGLENAQLLISIAAGVPLTAIRQWSSPDQPVVRCMPNTPALLRAGITGLFADERVNAAQRQLAEQILAAAGKVIWVADEAQLDAVTAVSGSGPAYFFYLMEAMVDAGVSLGLDEETATLLTLETAYGAALMARAGDRAPARLRANVTSPGGTTERALSILEAAGVRRSVEEALTGAAQRSKELAEEFGRS; this is encoded by the coding sequence TTGACAGACAAACCGGGAAACACGGCAGGCATCGCGCAGAGCAGGGCGCCCGGCAGCACGCGGATTGCCTTCATCGGTGGCGGCAACATGGCCCGCAGCCTCATCACCGGACTGCTCGCAGCCGGCTGGAATCAGGCCCGGATCCGGGTAAGCGAGCCCCTTGCCGAGCAACGCAAGGTGCTTGCAGATATGGGCGTGACAGCCGTCGCCTCCAACGATGAGGCGATCGTCGACGCGGCGGTGGTGGTGCTCGCTGTCAAACCTCAGCTGCTGAGCAAGGTCCTGCGCGATCTGCGAGGCCTGGAAAATGCTCAGCTGCTGATCTCTATCGCAGCCGGTGTGCCGCTGACAGCGATCAGACAGTGGTCGAGTCCTGACCAGCCCGTCGTGCGCTGCATGCCGAACACGCCGGCACTGCTGCGGGCCGGCATCACCGGCCTGTTCGCCGATGAAAGGGTAAATGCCGCACAGCGGCAGCTCGCGGAACAGATCCTGGCGGCAGCGGGCAAAGTCATCTGGGTTGCAGACGAAGCCCAGCTCGATGCGGTAACAGCCGTTTCCGGAAGCGGACCCGCCTACTTCTTCTATCTGATGGAGGCCATGGTGGATGCCGGTGTCAGTCTCGGCCTCGACGAGGAGACAGCCACCCTGCTGACCCTGGAAACCGCCTACGGTGCCGCCCTGATGGCCCGCGCCGGTGATCGCGCACCCGCTCGGCTGCGCGCCAATGTCACCTCACCCGGCGGCACCACCGAGCGCGCGCTGTCCATCCTCGAAGCCGCCGGAGTGCGGCGATCGGTGGAAGAAGCCCTTACCGGTGCCGCCCAACGCTCGAAAGAACTGGCAGAGGAGTTTGGTCGCTCATGA
- a CDS encoding type IV pilus twitching motility protein PilT, whose translation MDITELLAFSAKQGASDLHLSAGLPPMIRVDGDVRRINLPPLEHPEVHSLIYEIMNDKQRKDFEEFLETDFSFEVPGVARFRVNAFNQNRGAGAVFRTIPSKVLTMEDLDMGQVFKDISMVPRGLVLVTGPTGSGKSTTLAAMIDFVNDNRYDHILTIEDPIEFVHESKKCLVNQREVHRDTHGFNEALRSALREDPDIILVGEMRDLETIRLALTAAETGHLVFGTLHTTSAAKTIDRVIDVFPAEEKSMVRSQLSESLQAVISQTLLKRANGGRVAAHEIMIGIPAIRNLIREDKVAQMYSAIQTGSAHGMVTLDQNLQELVKKRVVTRDTAREKAKIPDNF comes from the coding sequence ATGGACATAACCGAACTGCTCGCGTTCAGCGCCAAACAGGGCGCTTCGGACCTGCACCTTTCTGCAGGTCTGCCGCCGATGATCCGGGTCGACGGCGACGTCCGCCGGATCAATCTGCCGCCGCTCGAACACCCCGAAGTGCATTCGCTGATCTACGAGATCATGAATGACAAACAGCGGAAGGACTTTGAAGAGTTTCTGGAGACAGACTTCTCCTTCGAGGTACCCGGCGTTGCCCGCTTCCGTGTTAATGCCTTCAATCAGAATCGGGGCGCGGGTGCGGTGTTCCGTACCATTCCTTCCAAGGTGCTCACCATGGAAGATCTGGACATGGGCCAGGTCTTCAAGGACATCTCCATGGTGCCGCGGGGTCTCGTGCTGGTGACCGGACCCACCGGCTCCGGCAAGAGCACGACCCTGGCGGCGATGATCGACTTCGTCAACGACAACCGTTACGACCACATTCTCACCATCGAAGATCCGATCGAATTCGTCCACGAATCGAAAAAGTGCCTGGTCAACCAGCGGGAAGTCCATCGCGACACCCATGGCTTCAACGAAGCGCTCCGCTCCGCGCTGCGGGAAGACCCGGACATCATCCTGGTGGGTGAGATGCGGGACCTGGAGACCATCCGTCTGGCGCTCACCGCGGCTGAGACCGGTCACCTGGTATTCGGCACGCTGCACACCACCTCCGCGGCCAAAACCATTGACCGGGTGATCGACGTGTTTCCTGCAGAAGAAAAATCCATGGTGCGCTCCCAGCTCTCCGAGTCACTGCAGGCGGTGATCTCCCAGACGCTGCTCAAGCGCGCCAACGGTGGCCGGGTGGCAGCGCATGAAATCATGATCGGCATTCCCGCCATTCGGAACCTGATCCGGGAAGACAAGGTGGCGCAGATGTATTCAGCGATCCAGACCGGCAGCGCGCACGGTATGGTGACACTGGATCAGAACCTGCAGGAGCTGGTGAAGAAACGTGTTGTCACACGCGATACCGCCAGAGAGAAAGCCAAGATCCCGGACAACTTCTAG
- a CDS encoding YggS family pyridoxal phosphate-dependent enzyme, protein MHPIPTETATISERLAAVHAQINSAAVLAGRRPEQVCLIAASKTQPPEVIREAAAAGQRDFGENYVQEAVDKIRAVNDPHLVWHFIGAIQSNKTRILAATFDWVHTVDRIRIARRLDRQCPAGRRLNICLQVNVDEDPNKAGVVPDDTGTLLDACGDLDNLRVRGLMTILDPRSDPILSYARLHDLFAALADRASPDWDTLSMGMSGDFAAAIAAGATHIRIGTAIFGPRDASAQSPAAEDTRTQGQTEDPL, encoded by the coding sequence TTGCACCCCATCCCGACAGAAACAGCCACTATTTCCGAGCGCCTGGCGGCTGTGCACGCGCAGATCAACTCGGCTGCAGTTCTCGCCGGGCGCAGACCGGAGCAGGTGTGTCTGATCGCGGCGTCGAAAACACAGCCGCCAGAGGTCATTCGCGAAGCCGCTGCGGCCGGCCAGCGCGACTTCGGCGAAAATTATGTTCAGGAGGCGGTCGATAAGATCCGGGCGGTCAACGATCCGCACCTCGTGTGGCACTTCATAGGTGCAATTCAAAGCAACAAGACCCGCATCCTGGCTGCCACCTTCGACTGGGTCCACACCGTGGACAGGATCAGGATCGCCCGGCGTCTGGATCGCCAGTGCCCCGCCGGCAGGCGTCTCAACATCTGCCTGCAGGTGAATGTGGATGAAGATCCCAACAAGGCGGGCGTGGTCCCCGACGATACAGGTACACTGCTGGACGCCTGTGGAGACCTCGACAACTTGAGGGTCCGCGGCCTGATGACCATACTCGATCCGCGCTCTGACCCGATCCTGAGCTACGCCAGGCTGCATGACCTGTTCGCAGCGCTGGCCGATCGCGCGTCCCCGGACTGGGATACGCTTTCCATGGGTATGAGCGGGGATTTCGCAGCTGCCATCGCAGCGGGCGCCACCCACATTCGAATCGGAACAGCAATCTTCGGTCCGCGCGATGCTTCGGCCCAGTCGCCCGCTGCGGAAGACACCAGAACACAAGGACAAACTGAGGACCCCCTTTGA
- a CDS encoding homoserine O-acetyltransferase codes for MTESRTESSVGIVIPQRFRHPSTFELQCGEHLAGFELVYETYGTLNAERSNAVLVCHALSGNHHAAGYHSGEERKPGWWDSCIGPGKPIDTDRFFVLSLNNLGGCDGSTGPLSIDPATGRAFGPDFPGVTVKDWVASQALLADHLGITQFAAVIGGSLGGMQAMQWAMDYPRRLRCAVLIASAARLSAQNIAFNEIARKAIQSDPRFHGGHYREKGTNPDLGLMLARMVGHVTYLSDDGMRMKFGREIKSGDIRNGRDVQFQVESYLHYQGRSFSQRFDANTYLLMTHALDYFDPAGDFEDNLVAALQNVQCRFCVIAFSSDWRFSAERSKEIVDALIAAGKDVSSAVIQSEHGHDSFLLPIPRYFDVLGGYFDRLATEIEHAS; via the coding sequence ATGACCGAATCACGGACAGAAAGCTCTGTCGGAATCGTCATACCGCAACGATTTCGCCATCCGTCCACCTTCGAGCTGCAGTGCGGCGAGCATCTCGCGGGCTTCGAACTCGTCTACGAAACCTACGGCACGCTCAACGCCGAGCGGTCCAACGCGGTACTGGTCTGCCACGCCCTGTCCGGTAATCATCACGCAGCCGGCTACCACAGCGGCGAGGAACGCAAGCCGGGCTGGTGGGACAGCTGCATCGGACCCGGTAAGCCCATCGACACGGACCGCTTCTTCGTTCTCAGCCTGAACAACCTGGGCGGCTGCGATGGCAGCACCGGACCCTTGAGCATCGATCCCGCCACCGGTCGGGCCTTTGGTCCCGACTTTCCCGGGGTGACGGTCAAAGACTGGGTAGCCAGCCAGGCACTGCTGGCAGACCATCTGGGGATCACGCAATTCGCCGCCGTGATCGGCGGCAGTCTTGGCGGCATGCAGGCCATGCAGTGGGCGATGGACTATCCCCGGCGCCTTCGCTGTGCAGTGCTGATCGCCAGCGCAGCGCGACTGTCGGCGCAGAATATCGCCTTCAACGAGATCGCCCGCAAGGCCATTCAGAGCGACCCCCGGTTCCATGGCGGTCACTACCGGGAAAAGGGCACGAACCCGGATCTCGGCCTGATGCTCGCCCGTATGGTGGGCCACGTGACTTATCTCTCGGACGACGGCATGCGCATGAAATTCGGACGGGAGATCAAATCCGGCGACATCCGCAACGGGCGCGATGTGCAGTTTCAGGTCGAAAGCTATCTGCACTACCAGGGACGCTCGTTTTCTCAGCGCTTCGATGCCAACACCTATCTGCTGATGACTCACGCGCTGGACTACTTCGACCCGGCGGGTGACTTCGAAGACAACCTGGTCGCCGCACTGCAGAATGTGCAGTGTCGCTTCTGTGTGATCGCTTTCAGCAGCGACTGGCGGTTCTCAGCCGAGCGCTCCAAAGAAATTGTCGATGCGCTGATTGCAGCAGGAAAAGATGTCTCGAGCGCAGTGATTCAGTCCGAACACGGTCACGACTCCTTTCT
- a CDS encoding YggT family protein, which yields MNDALAYVVYYILHLVTVLFIARFLLQACRADFYNPISQGIVKVTDPLLKPLRMAVPGYRNLDFASFLSALAAQVLLTFALAAISAAYPGSFLTIVVNSAITVVLFIVKGIWWSILIVIIASFFAQGSHHPALTLLQQITEPVLAPARRLLPPMGGLDFSPIVVFLLIGVLERILPQLYL from the coding sequence ATGAATGACGCGCTTGCCTATGTGGTCTATTACATCCTGCACCTGGTCACCGTGCTTTTCATTGCCCGCTTCCTGCTGCAGGCCTGCCGCGCGGATTTTTACAACCCGATATCCCAGGGCATCGTCAAAGTGACAGACCCGCTGCTCAAACCGCTGCGCATGGCAGTCCCCGGTTATCGCAATCTCGACTTCGCCTCCTTCCTGTCTGCCCTCGCCGCACAGGTGCTGCTGACTTTCGCCCTGGCCGCCATTTCCGCCGCCTATCCCGGCAGCTTCCTCACCATCGTCGTCAATTCTGCGATCACGGTGGTGCTCTTCATTGTGAAGGGTATCTGGTGGTCGATTCTGATCGTGATCATTGCCAGCTTCTTCGCCCAGGGCAGCCATCATCCGGCTCTGACTCTGCTGCAGCAGATTACCGAGCCTGTACTCGCCCCGGCCAGGCGGCTGCTGCCCCCCATGGGTGGCCTGGACTTCTCACCCATCGTCGTGTTTCTGCTCATCGGTGTACTGGAGCGCATCCTGCCCCAGCTGTATCTCTAG